The genomic DNA attaaaaagaacagAAGGGTTTCATTTTGAAGGTTACAGAGGCGGCAATACAGAAACAACATTTTGTGAAATTGGGGTTCAAGTCTTTCAAACTTTAgagaaattaatattcaaattctTCACAAATTGTGAGGTAAGGAGTTTattaaagttgttaattttatattatatttcttgtttttgtaaaattttaatagaaTAGTTGCAAGCTAAAAAAAGTTATAACCATGGTTAGTTGCAAGCTAATATTTGTGATTGTCGTATAGAATACGGTTTATATTAGTGGCTGTTGATAGCATCTTTATATCTTATGGTGTTATGTATATAAACTAATATTGTACTTCTCTCGTTATTGCTTAGATTGACCGTAGAGGATGGAACGCTTCTTTAAAAAAAAGCGTCGGGATGAATTTTCTTCTCCAAGTGAACCCATTGTTGAAGCAATGGAAAATCAGCCCCGAAGAGAAGTTGGGGTGAACTTGAATGATATTGTTGGTGATCCGGGAAAACGCAAGCCAATTGAAGAGTTCGATATTTCAATTCGAGATAGAGTACGAAGAGAGTACTTGAATATGGGCCATTGTCAACCAATTGAACATaagtatgaaaaaaagaaatatggtaATCAAGAAAGAAGTTTTCAAAATATTTGGTTTAAAAGGTATACATGGTTAGAGTATAGTGTATCAAAGGATGcaactttttgctttttgtgcTACCTTTTCAAGAAATCAGATAAAGGGGGTCGACAATCAGATGATACTTTTACAAAGACAGGTTGTAGCAACTAGAAAAATGCATCAGAAAGATTCAATTATCATGTTGGAGGCGTGAATAGTTGTCATAATAATGCTAGAATTCAGTTCGAAGCTTTTCAAGATCAAAGGAACAATATGGCAAGTATATTACGCTCAAATACCCGTGAGATGGAAGTTGCATATCGCATTCGGTTGACAGTCTCATTGAATGTGACTCGGTTTCTCTTAAAGCAAGGATTATCTTTTCGTGGACATGATGAGTCAAGTAGTTCTTCAAATCGAGGTAATTTTATTGAGTTGCTTCTATGGTTTAGTGAACTTAACGATGATGTATCCAAAACTTTGTTTGCAAATGCTCCTGCTAACAATCAAATGAATTCACCACGAATTCAAAAGGAATTAGGAAACGCTTGTGCTTCAGAGGTTACACTTGCCATAGTTAATGATATTGGAGATAAAGTTTTCACTCTTTTGGTTGATGAGGCTCGAGACGTTTCAATGAAGGAGCAGATGGGAGTTGTTTTAAGATATGTGAATAACGAAGGATATGTGATTGAGCAATTTATTGGAATCGTGCATGTAACTGACACTTCCTCTCATACTTTGAAATGTGCTATTGATGATTTATTGGTGAAGCATAATTTATCTCTATCTAAAGTGAGAGGGCAAGGATATGATGGAGCTTCTAATATGAGGGGTGAGTTTAATGGATTGAAATCCTTAATATTGCAAGAAAATCCATATGCCATGTATATTCATTGTTTCTCTCATCAACTCCAACTAATTAttgttgcggttgccaagggtATTAGAGTTGTGAAGGATGTTTTTAGCTATGTGACTATATCCCCATGATTGTGAATATGGTCGGGGCATCTTGTAAGAGAAAAAGACCAACTTAGGCAGTTGCAACATGACAAATTAGTTGAACAACTTAATGATGGAGAAGTCATAAGTGGAAGAGgtaaaaatcaagaaactaGTTTGGTAAGGCATGGAGATACTCGTTGGGGCTCACATTACTTTACATTGCTTCGTCTATGCTCTATGTGGTCTTCGGTTGAGAAAGTGTTGGAAGTTGTACGTGACGATGCTACTCTCCGTGATAACAGAAGTACCACTGAAGGATTGATTGAAAGGATGGATAACTATGAGTTTGTTTTCACTTTGCATTTGATGAAACATTTATTGGGAATAACCAATGAATTATCCATTGCCTTACAAAAGAAAGATCAAAATATTATTCAAGCCATATCATTGATCCAAAGTGTGAAACATCAGTTGCAAAGTTTTAGAGAGAATGGATGGGAAGACATACATGATCAAGCAACAAAGTTTTGTGAATTGCATAATATTTCACAAGTTGATATGGATGAAATTATACCACGCCGTGGTTATAAGAAGTATGGAGCAGAGTTGATCACGAATTTGCATCATTATCGTGTAGAGATTTTTAATCAGGTACTATATTATTCCTATTCATgtcttctatatatatatatatatatatttatcataatttatattattgtggTTGCAATGTCAATGTGGTTGATTTAACTATACAAGAGATGGATAATCAATTTTCTGAAGGTAGCACTGAGTTGCTAGGATGCATATCATGTCTTGATCCAAGAAATTCTTTCTCTCGATTCAATGATGATCAAGTAATCCGTCTTGCTACTTTATATCACGAGGACTTCTCTGCAATTGATTGTTCACGGCTTCCACTTCAACTTAGTAATTTTATTGCTAATGTACGATGTGATCCTTAATTTGCTGCCTTAAGCAACTTAGGAGACGTTGCTACGGAAATGGTCAAAAGTGGTTCACATTTGGTTTTTCCGTTGGTTTATCGGATTATTGAGTTGGCATTGATTTTACCTGTTGCTACTGCTTCTGTTGAGAGAGCATTTTCTGCAATGAAGACCATCAAGACTGACTTGCGAAATCGGATGGGAGATGAGTGGATGAATGATAGTTTGATTGTGTACATTGAGAAGGACCTGTTTTCAACGATTGATAATGAAAAAATCTTGCAACGTTTTCAATCGATGAGAACACGTAGAATTCAGTTGCCATCGCTTTAGACGTAAAACCGCAACTATGACATGTTGTTTTTATTAGATATATTTTGGACTACTtcgtattaaatatatatgcattttatagtttttgcggtttttatattgtataattatatatatatatattatgtttgaccgtgaaaaaatatatagtgAAGTCCAGCCCTTACAGTCAATTTTTTCTGCGTCTGCCCCTGTTTGTATGTTTGCAtgacttcattttttttattttaaaaaaagatggAAATTAAATGAATTTGGGAAGGTTTGGTCCAGACTACGAATAGTTATAATTTTATATGGTATGAAAGTATTTATGGACTTGATATAAAAACGCGCATTATGGGAATTGAACCATTAAGTCAACACAAAGGTTAAGTGGGAGAATGTAAGAATATTATATTCTTATATGACCTATGTGTTTATCGGTTTAATTATAAGGATCAAGTTTATATTAAATGATAAGGATTCTAATATTAAAGACGAtaccgtgatggatcggttttgattaaagaattagaatcggaTGTATTGCTAACCCTCCTCTCTTACCTCTAAAATAAGTGtattatgatattatatatcATAATTATATACAAGATGGTTCattataatatatatgtatatgtacgaAAGGTTTtattatatgtgtatatatatatatataataaagtaaTGATTGTACATGTGTATTGATATGTGTGACGTGAATTCGGATTATATGGTGCAAATAAAGTTGGTTAAGTGCCAGTAAATTAGGATTAAGGAAGTGATTAATTCCTTTATTAACTTCCATAATTGAAAAGATGTGTCTATTCATTTGTTTAGCAAATTAAAGAGCCACGTCCTTTTGAGGAATGCCGTGGTGATGTCTATATATACAGACACGGTCTTCATTTTTATGATATATGAAAACACATGCATGATGGTAAAATACATGCACTAAAGTTGTGTTGATTTTGCATACATATAGAAAAGGAATACACCGCACGCAAGAATACTTGTATTGCGTATTCACATATATATTTTCGGTCTTGATTCTTTCTCCATTAAAAGAATCGGTAAAGGCTTGAGGTCAAAGAGGGGATAACATCAATCATGGAGAATCCGGTCAACGTGAGGACAAACATCAAATGGTGGATTCAACCTCTACATCAAATGAAGAAagcatggatggaggttggtgatTTTATCTCCACTTTATAGTATAAATGCTATGGTTGAATTAATTCGAATCTAGACATAGATTTCATTATCGAAGTCATTAAAGCATTGAGATATGACTAACAGTTGGTATTAGAGTCAGTCTAGATTTGGTTAATTCACCATTTATGTGATTTCAAAATCGAAATTTGAATGGTTTtggatttttctattttggttaaTATGCTTCCGCTTGTGTGTTGGGTAATTGTTTTtatgaaatattaaaataatattaggaTATTCTATCCATTAAaaatttcactaattaaataaaatataacttgTTTATCACCAAAGTGGTCTTGTtatattgcatttatttattgaaattgatGAATGCCAATTAATTGATCATGATTATAGAGATGCTATAAATGACATAAAAGGTTCAttgatcaattattttattgtcTATATACCGGGAGATCACCCAAAGGTGGATTATTGTATATAGTTAATAAATACAAAGTGGATTAATCATTTATTCATGTGGCATTTAGTATGAACACCCGAAGGCAACATGCTTATTTGATATACgtttaattttgattaattattaaagtaTATATTTAGCATCGCTGAAAGTACGTGTGCTTAAGTATTACCCAAAGGTTACTTGATTGCATGTTATTTGAAGTTTTATTACTGTTCATGAATATGTGTTAAAGAACTCAAGCACAAATAGATAAGCATGAATAAATGTTGTATCTTTACAAAATTTGTGTGCATGTGCTAACTCTGTCATTAAATTAATGGGCAAAATTATGGAGATTGCACCTAACAGATTCGGCTTACGCTGGGTGTAAAGATATTCGACCATGCCATACTAACAGAAGATGAATCTCAACCATTATGAATGAGAACTCCGTAACTGAAAGCCTAAAATAAGATTTGGGAGCGATCAAACAGGTTGAGCCTTATGAGAATGACGATGGCAGAAAATTTAAAGTCATCTTTGCCCAAGACAGAAATGCAAGGGATCATTGAGAAAATTAAAGAGTGTTCACAATCGGTTTTGGCTGATAAGTCAATTGTAAGAAGCATAATGCATGAGCTTACTACAAAGAAGTTTGACTGGTCTCAGCCAATTACGACCATGTGACAAACATGTCTAACTTGACAGTAAAGTTAACTACCTTGAGAATGGAGGTTCATGAGCAATTCTCGGCCTAATTTATCATAAACTCCTTACATGTTGAATTTAGAAAGCCCCGGGTGAATTATAACACCATTAAAGATAAATGGGACTTTAAAGGCTATGTttgtttaaaaggaagggagaTTAAAGAAGATAAATTATCAAGCTGCGAATCTCATAGGTTTTGGAGGTGTTGGCACCAGTTAAGGAAAACTAAGTAGATAGGACAAATGGGAGGATAAATCTTTTCCCTAAGGTCCGAAAAATCGAATCCATAAGGGAAAGAAGTGTTTCTTTCATAAGAAAATAGAACACTTCAGGAAAGATTGTCCTAAAATGAAGGCTTGGTTCGATAAGCAAGTTAAACATAACAGTTTGTTTACTTTAAATTGAACTTTATAGAAATGCCTAATAATACTCGATGGTTAGTTTTTTGGTTCTACAACTCATATGTCTTACATTAAACATGGTTTCAGTTTGATCCAATCTATAAAAAGAGTTGAACATTATttgttcatggaaaacatgatGAACGCATTGAACAGAGGCATTGAGACTTACAGATTGATCTTAGACATCGGATGTCATATAGATCTTAAAGATTGTCTCTATGTGCCTGAATATGCTATAACTCTTGTTTCCATAAGTAGATTGAATAACTTAATTGATCTTAGACATCGGATGTCATATAGATCTTAAAGATTGTCTTTATGTGCCTGAATATGCTATAACTCTTGTTTCCATAAGTAGATTGGATAACTTAAGTTTTAATGTCAAGATTCCATAGTGTTTATCCACATCGTACcgaaattattactattatggTAACGGTACATTATTTGATTCACTTAATGGATACAATCTTGATGCAAAGTTTCTGAATCCTTATTTAATATTGAAAGTCGAGGCGTTAAATGTTTTTCGTCAAGTAAAAGTTTGACGTTCTTGTGGCATTAAAGATTAGGTCCTATTTCCAAAGAAAGGATTACGAGGTTGGTAAGTATGAAAGTCTTCCTCAAAATTGGAATTTAGTGTCCTAAATATGTGTATAGATTGCATTAAAGAGAAGCAAActaaacacattataaataaatcagCCACGAGAAGCACTCGTCTTATTAAGTTCATACACACTGATATATGCGGTCCTTTTGATACTCCTCTTAGGTTGGTAAGAAATATTTTATCATCTTTATTGCCAGTTACTCACGTTATGGAATAAATGTCTACCGTATGAAAGATCCAAGTCATTTGAATGTCCTAAAGGTATTCATTGATATGGTGGAATGACAATTAGATAGAAAAATTAAAGTTGTGAGATTGGATAAAGATGTTGAGTTTTATGGAAATTTTATGGATGATATCCATGTCCATTTGTAAAGTTACTCAAAGTAGAGGCATTTGTGCACAATATACAAGGTCCGGTACTCCAAAATGGAAAGGTGGAATCGTACCTTGATCATCTCCCTTTATAGTATAGGCTATAGCGGCCCTTTTATTAAGGTTATGATGTGAAAATTGCATATATAGTTGGGTAAATACTTTATGATACAAACCACAGGCTAATAGCCGTAGGTCCGTAACGAAAATGACTTGATAGCTCTTCCACATACGACGTAACCACGTGAAAAATGCTAGTACTCCACTATTCAAATTCGTATTAACAAGAAGCGTGTATGTTCGCTTAAAATACAACgtaatacaataaataaataaaaaataaaatactattcaTAATTGACGTTTGATAATTTGTCGCTCTATTTcaatcaaatatatatatatggttgaaACAATTCTATTTTTATCAAACACACACAACAGAGACACGTATAGATCGGTTTAAACATAGCACAAAATCTTGTATAATATCTAACGTCTTAATTTTGAAAAGTCGTAATGATTAAACTTGTGGTGCTGTATGAGAAAGAGTAAAAgagagaaattaaaaaataaaaacaaaaaaatcacgGGAATAATATCCGAATAAACAATCATTTATCAGATGATAAGGCAATAGTTACTccatgtactttttaaaatttttacataattttttttttgtgcttATTGTCATTTGGTAAACTTAAAAATCAAGGCATATTGTAGATATTTGAAATTCTAAGAACGTTAAAGGTGAATGAgatgaaataaatatagtactccatactataaatatttaaatagtaGTACAATTATATGATAAGAGTATACTCTTTATTGGGTTGTAAATctattatagaaaaaaaaataaagaatataaatTCTCTCACTTATAATTGCCATTtcttttttcatcattttatagtactattacaaaataagaaataaagaaaagtgaaattattttcttattctttgtTATCAAATTAAAGAGTAAACATTTTACGAAATAGAATTGAAAATCTATAACCGAAAAATACGAAAACAATTTTGGTCATTATTTTGGCTGAAGTATATATAAATTACAGCTGAGCCAAATCAGTAACCGGAATTTCAAATCATGTCACATATCATATGTCTGCTTTGATGGGTGAAAAAAACTTTGGG from Salvia splendens isolate huo1 unplaced genomic scaffold, SspV2 ctg1181, whole genome shotgun sequence includes the following:
- the LOC121788971 gene encoding zinc finger MYM-type protein 1-like — translated: MEVAYRIRLTVSLNVTRFLLKQGLSFRGHDESSSSSNRGNFIELLLWFSELNDDVSKTLFANAPANNQMNSPRIQKELGNACASEVTLAIVNDIGDKVFTLLVDEARDVSMKEQMGVVLRYVNNEGYVIEQFIGIVHVTDTSSHTLKCAIDDLLVKHNLSLSKVRGQGYDGASNMRGEFNGLKSLILQENPYAMYIHCFSHQLQLIIVAVAKGIRVVKDVFSYVTISP